A stretch of Arachis hypogaea cultivar Tifrunner chromosome 15, arahy.Tifrunner.gnm2.J5K5, whole genome shotgun sequence DNA encodes these proteins:
- the LOC112749659 gene encoding uncharacterized protein isoform X2, which translates to MRQVKALQLFHDLVNKNEPARLLGLDVGDKYVGLALSDFQNKIASPFSVLVRKKSNIDLMASDFETLISKYSLKGFVVGLPFSCHRVSTDAGQVKVFIDALSRTKKLQGLKYTYWNESFTSKNVELLLRPLNLNNAVHSKTMLDKFAAVGILQGYLDYVNRKMKLIETE; encoded by the exons ATGAGGCAGGTGAAGGCGCTTCAGCTGTTTCATGATTTGGTGAACAAGAATGAACCAGCTCGGTTGCTTGGTTTGGATGTCGGTGATAAATACGTTGGTCTTGCTCTTTCCGACTTCCAGAACAAGATTGCTTCGCCCTTTAG TGTTCTGGTCAGGAAGAAATCAAATATTGATTTAATGGCTTCCGATTTCGAGACTCTA ATCTCTAAATATTCATTGAAGGGCTTTGTTGTTGGCCTCCCTTTCAGCTGTCACCGTGTTTCTACTGAT GCTGGACAAGTGAAGGTCTTCATTGATGCCCTTTCTAGAACTAAAAAACTTCAAGGTCTGAAATATACTTATTGGAACGAGTCTTTCACGTCAAAG AATGTTGAATTGCTCTTAAGGCCTTTGAACTTGAATAATGCAGTTCATTCCAAGACTATGCTCGACAAATTTGCTGCTGTAGGGATACTCCAG